Proteins from a single region of Ziziphus jujuba cultivar Dongzao chromosome 1, ASM3175591v1:
- the LOC107433094 gene encoding uncharacterized protein LOC107433094: MEAPSFVSKARTAFHSAAAKAERVFSDLKQPDRDFDNKTSPKDLIRRADDESPANEEESKGVRESKTLRWRPPQITTKQDWQDKLRNIGLGRKSVEDTEKAENSNMSVPFYDENLYLLNMKNDLEAKAAEAIPTVESLAAASTGDMPPLAVIKQLAIAVEAGKKSKSMKDFLTSPRGSSPIRERASLSLFAMKSLVLGDKEDKLASEFSKDEKVLSLIRALFDADGNFLRRKISCGSEAMTVASFPREIHGAPPETLVVKLAEVIGNFKTLRKMALFWCQIVAELRRLWSEEQYVPSIPKDEVPDLNSCLLYQQLQVINCCLSRKMRRDIATQSVEFMINEGSSNNEELTASKDTVPTSPLLYARTSNGELVLRLGANRPSGDLTMLETGEPVYFPITQEGPLLTEDLIKENEEFVLRTGSVGAGCSQLLSDMQAFKAANPGCILEDFVRWHSPPDWTEAEATDEAKATYDGDLLSARGHLSSRMQKEGNLWRELWETSKPVPAVKQAPLFDEDLAVEGIMDKLEEIPASELFLQLFVSLLGLGFVMAEAILSSKGDVSKLFYECKDFVIATCQSSTLIEKVDDLCQVYETVEMMLHNSEEVLKTMKQPEDTTTAAGEIKRRFKRLNLNFGGKDRNSRKPAAKEQKNAEEKPSSQPFSSFFDGKSSLFSKKPPKPESITPARKSSPPPDDNDWTVV, from the exons ATGGAGGCGCCCTCCTTTGTATCAAAAGCGAGGACCGCCTTTCATTCCGCTGCTGCAAAAGCGGAGCGAGTTTTCTCTGACTTGAAGCAGCCCGATCGAG ATTTTGATAATAAGACATCGCCGAAGGATTTGATTAGACGAGCTGACGATGAATCTCCAGCGAACGAAGAGGAGTCAAAG GGTGTCCGTGAATCCAAGACTTTGAGGTGGAGACCACCACAGATAACGACCAAGCAAGATTGGCAGGATAAATTAAGAAACATTGGGTTAGGGAGAAAATCAGTTGAAGATACTGAGAAAGCTGAAAATTCAAATATGTCGGTTCCCTTCTATGATGAAAATCTTTACCTCCTGAACATGAAAAATGATCTTGAAGCAAAG GCTGCAGAGGCTATTCCCACAGTAGAAAGTTTAGCTGCTGCAAGCACTGGGGACATGCCTCCACTAGCTGTTATAAAACAGTTGGCTATAGCTGTCGA GGCTGGAAAGAAGTCCAAGTCAATGAAAGATTTTTTGACATCACCAAGAGGTTCTTCACCTATTAGAGAGAGAGCCAGTCTCAGTCTCTTTGCTATGAAGTCATTAGTGCTTGGCGATAAGGAGGATAAGCTTGCATCTGAGTTCAGTAAAGATGAGAAGGTCTTGTCTTTGATTCGTGCACTCTTTGATGCAG ACGGAAATTTTCTCAGACGTAAGATCAGCTGTGGCTCAGAAGCAATGACGGTGGCTTCTTTTCCAAGAGAAATTCATGGTGCCCCTCCTGAAACCCTTGTTGTTAAGCTAGCTGAAGTTATTGGGAACTTCAAAACCCTGCGGAAAATGGCACTTTTTTGGTGCCAGATTGTTGCTGAA TTAAGAAGACTTTGGTCTGAGGAACAGTATGTACCTAGCATCCCTAAGGATGAGGTTCCAGATCTAAATTCCTGTCTTCTGTATCAGCAGCTGCAAGTTATCAACTGTTGTCTTTCCCGGAAAATGCGCCGAGATATTGCCACTCAGTCAGTAGAGTTTATGATTAATGAAGGCAGTTCAAATAATGAAGAATTAACAGCTTCCAAAGATACAGTTCCCACAAGTCCTTTATTGTATGCTAGAACGAGCAATGGGGAACTTGTTCTCAGACTAGGTGCCAATCGACCATCTGGTGACCTAACAATGTTGGAAACTGGAGAGCCTGTGTACTTCCCTATAACCCAG GAAGGACCTTTGCTTACTGAAGATCTTATCAAAGAAAATGAGGAGTTTGTTCTTCGAACTGGGAG TGTTGGTGCTGGGTGTTCTCAACTCCTTTCTGACATGCAAGCTTTTAAG GCTGCAAATCCTGGTTGTATCCTTGAAGATTTTGTACGATGGCACTCTCCTCCTGATTGGACGGAAGCTGAGGCAACTGATGAAGCTAAAGCCACTTATGATGGTGACCTATTGTCTGCAAGAGGCCATCTAAGTAGTCGTATGCAGAAAGAAG GTAATTTGTGGCGTGAGCTTTGGGAGACATCCAAACCGGTTCCAGCTGTTAAACAAGCACCTCTCTTCGATGAGGATTTGGCAGT GGAAGGTATCATGGATAAGTTAGAGGAAATACCAGCTTCCGAGCTTTTTTTGCAATTGTTTGTATCTTTA CTTGGCTTAGGATTTGTGATGGCTGAGGCTATACTATCCTCTAAAGGTGACGTGTCAAAGCTATTCTATGAATGTAAAGACTTTGTGATTGCCACTTGTCAAAGCAGCACCTTGATCGAGAAGGTTGATGATCTTTGCCAG GTATATGAAACAGTGGAGATGATGTTACACAATTCAGAGGAGGTCCTTAAGACAATGAAGCAACCAGAAGATACCACAACTGCTGCAGGTGAAATAAAACGCCGGTTTAAGCGGCTCAACCTCAACTTTGGTGGCAAAGATAGGAACTCAAGAAAACCAGCtgcaaaagaacaaaagaatgCGGAAGAGAAACCCAGTAGCCAACCCTTTTCGAGTTTCTTTGATGGCAAGTCatccttattttcaaaaaagcCTCCCAAGCCCGAAAGTATAACCCCTGCTAGAAAATCTTCCCCTCCTCCAGATGACAATGATTGGACAGTGGTTTAG
- the LOC107433099 gene encoding uncharacterized protein LOC107433099 has protein sequence MKSIQALHAPLLLSLHAKLKHKQQLITPEVVPWLSNDGPTELTLRRQRFRYSPPTKAMHNPILLDLTSPSRSTDMSAFLQISALLLFFYWISNFVVPDIISKYYKFDEVGENGNARDERPVEDEETEPTSGSKTRSSRKKRSFNGTKT, from the exons ATGAAATCCATCCAAGCACTTCATGCTCCACTATTACTTTCATTGCATGCAAAGCTGAAACACAAACAGCAACTGATAACACCTGAAGTCGTACCATGGCTTTCCAACGATGGACCTACTGAGCTTACTCTACGGAGGCAACGGTTTCGCTATTCACCACCCACCAAAGCCATGCACAATCCCATTCTTCTTGATCTCACTTCCCCTTCCAGGTCCACCGACATGTCGGCCTTCCTTCAGATCAG TGCACTGCTTTTATTCTTCTACTGGATATCGAATTTTGTTGTGCCGGATATCATCTCCAAATATTATAAATTCGATGAGGTGGGTGAAAATGGGAATGCCAGAGATGAGAGGCCTGTAGAAGATGAGGAAACAGAACCCACATCGGGCAGTAAAACAAGATCCAGCAGGAAGAAAAGAAGCTTCAAtggcaccaaaacataa
- the LOC125418727 gene encoding glycine-rich protein 23, translating into MAHSRALLLLLVGAFICTSTSGARKLGNEKFENQKNFVHHPRFGGGGGLGGGGGGGLGGGGGLGGGGGLGGGGGLGGGAGAGGGAGFGGGAGAGGGGGLGGGGGGGFGGGGGGGVGGGAGGGAGYGGGAGGGVGGGAGGGGGGGFGGGGGGGFGGGAGGGFGGGAGAGGGLGGGLP; encoded by the coding sequence ATGGCTCATTCTAgggctcttcttcttctgcttgtCGGTGCTTTCATTTGCACTAGTACTAGTGGTGCAAGGAAGCTTGGCAATGAAAAGTTTGAGAATCAGAAAAACTTTGTCCACCATCCTCGGTTTGGTGGGGGTGGTGGACTaggaggtggaggtggtggtggtttAGGAGGAGGTGGAGGGTTAGGAGGAGGTGGGGGTTTAGGAGGGGGAGGAGGCTTAGGTGGGGGTGCTGGTGCCGGAGGTGGAGCTGGATTTGGAGGAGGTGCAGGAGCAGGAGGCGGAGGCGGACTCGGTGGTGGTGGCGGCGGTGGTTttggaggtggaggtggaggagGAGTAGGTGGTGGAGCAGGCGGTGGAGCAGGCTATGGAGGGGGAGCTGGAGGTGGGGTTGGAGGAGGGGCtggtggaggtggtggtggagggTTCGGAGGTGGCGGTGGTGGCGGATTTGGTGGTGGAGCAGGCGGTGGCTTCGGTGGAGGAGCTGGCGCAGGTGGTGGGTTAGGTGGTGGATTGCCTTGA
- the LOC132800376 gene encoding chaperone protein dnaJ 15-like, whose translation MEYSQLGIHSILSSVSGKVDKQNAHFFGVTINEQQAECGIVERVTSNAQGKFKLLYFEQDVNGGYGLALQVPYLLSYCVSNPFSIL comes from the exons atggagtacagccaactagggatacattccattctgtcatcagttagtggaaag gtggataagcaaaatgctcatttctttggtgttacgatcaacgagcaacaagccgagtgtggtattgtagaaagagttacttcaaatgcacaaggcaaatttaag ttactttatttcgagcaagatgtgaatggcggttatggtttggccctacaggtaccatatcttctttcctattgtgtctccaatccattttccattttatag
- the LOC107409183 gene encoding dihydrolipoyllysine-residue succinyltransferase component of 2-oxoglutarate dehydrogenase complex 2, mitochondrial isoform X2: protein MFGVLRRKAASGGALSASLRAYGPTVSKPRTSSILEKKEFVSHDSLFHMNRLYFSPEDLGWLTTLTPMRKVAASQPELIIQICGRPFSSDNGDLIDAVVPFMGESITDGTLAKFLKNPGDGVEVDEPIAQIETDKVTVDVASPEAGVIQKFVAKEGDTVEPGTKIAVISKPEGGVAHVAPSENISGKAASQPSHPTEKTEEDKQTPKVEITPMTDKPKEYSLSPPKRSAIEPQLPPKERERRVPMTRIRKRVATRLKDSQNTYAMLTTFNEVDMTNLMKLRSDYKDTFVDKHGVKLGLMSGFVKAAVSGLQNQPIINAVIDGDDIIYRDYIDISIAVGTPKGLVVPVVRNADKMNFAQIEKEINTLAKRANDGSLSIDEMAGGSFTISNGGVYGSLLSTPIINPPQSAILGMHSIVSRPMVVGGNVVPRPMMYIALTYDHRLIDGREAVFFLCRIKDVVEDPRRLLLDI, encoded by the exons ATGTTTGGTGTTTTAAGGCGAAAAGCCGCTTCAGGAGGCGCATTGTCTGCG TCATTGAGGGCGTATGGACCTACTGTTTCAAAGCCTAGAACTTCCTCCATTTTGGAGAAAAAGGAG TTTGTTTCACATGACAGTTTGTTTCACATGAACAGATTATACTTCAGCCCAGAGGATTTGG GTTGGTTGACTACGCTAACACCAATGAG GAAAGTTGCTGCCAGTCAGCCAGAGCTTATTATTCAAATATGTGGCAGGCCATTTTCTTCAGACAATG GGGATTTGATTGATGCTGTTGTCCCCTTTATGGGTGAATCTATTACTGATGGGACGCTGGCAAAATTCTTGAAGA ATCCTGGTGATGGGGTAGAAGTTGATGAACCCATTGCTCAGATAGAAACAGATAAG GTGACAGTTGATGTTGCTAGTCCTGAAGCTGGTGTGATCCAAAAG TTCGTCGCTAAGGAAGGGGATACTGTGGAACCAGGTACCAAGATTGCTGTTATTTCAAAGCCTGAGGGAGGTGTAGCCCATGTTGCTCCGTCTGAGAATATATCTGGAAAAGCTGCTTCTCAGCCATCTCATCCCACTGAAAAGACTGAAGAGGATAAGCAAACACCTAAAGTTGAAATTACTCCTATGACTGATAAGCCTAAAGAGTACTCTTTATCACCTCCTAAACGTTCTGCTATAGAACCTCAGCTTCCCCCAAAGGAAAGGGAAAGACGA GTTCCTATGACAAGGATCCGAAAGCGCGTTGCTACAAGATTGAAAGATTCTCAGAATACGTATGCTATGTTGACAACATTTAATGAAGTTGATAT GACAAATTTGATGAAGCTTCGTTCTGATTATAAGGATACTTTTGTTGATAAGCATGGAGTCAAGTTAGGACTTATGTCAGGATTTGTTAAA GCTGCTGTCAGTGGGCTCCAAAATCAGCCTATTATAAATGCCGTAATTGATGGGGATGATATCATATATCGAGATTATATAGATATTAGTATAGCTGTTGGTACTCCAAAG GGTCTTGTTGTGCCAGTTGTCCGAAATGCCGATAAGATGAATTTTGCTCAGATAGAGAAGGAGATCAATACCCTTGCAAAGAGGGCAAATGATGGATCTTTATCAATTGACGAGATGGCTGGAGGATCATTTACAATATCCAATGGTGGGGTTTATGGAAGCCTTCTGAGTACTCCCATCATCAACCCTCCTCAG TCGGCAATCTTGGGTATGCATTCAATTGTGAGCCGGCCTATGGTTGTTGGAGGTAATGTCGTCCCAAGGCCAATGATGTACATTGCTCTTACTTACGATCATAGGTTGATTGATGGTAGAGAGGCAGTTTTCTTTCTATGTCGTATTAAAGACGTTGTAGAGGACCCTCGGAGGCTTCTCCTTGACATATGA
- the LOC107409183 gene encoding dihydrolipoyllysine-residue succinyltransferase component of 2-oxoglutarate dehydrogenase complex 2, mitochondrial isoform X1, whose protein sequence is MFGVLRRKAASGGALSASLRAYGPTVSKPRTSSILEKKEIILQPRGFGYVRNFSHRILPGWLTTLTPMRKVAASQPELIIQICGRPFSSDNGDLIDAVVPFMGESITDGTLAKFLKNPGDGVEVDEPIAQIETDKVTVDVASPEAGVIQKFVAKEGDTVEPGTKIAVISKPEGGVAHVAPSENISGKAASQPSHPTEKTEEDKQTPKVEITPMTDKPKEYSLSPPKRSAIEPQLPPKERERRVPMTRIRKRVATRLKDSQNTYAMLTTFNEVDMTNLMKLRSDYKDTFVDKHGVKLGLMSGFVKAAVSGLQNQPIINAVIDGDDIIYRDYIDISIAVGTPKGLVVPVVRNADKMNFAQIEKEINTLAKRANDGSLSIDEMAGGSFTISNGGVYGSLLSTPIINPPQSAILGMHSIVSRPMVVGGNVVPRPMMYIALTYDHRLIDGREAVFFLCRIKDVVEDPRRLLLDI, encoded by the exons ATGTTTGGTGTTTTAAGGCGAAAAGCCGCTTCAGGAGGCGCATTGTCTGCG TCATTGAGGGCGTATGGACCTACTGTTTCAAAGCCTAGAACTTCCTCCATTTTGGAGAAAAAGGAG ATTATACTTCAGCCCAGAGGATTTGGGTATGTCCGGAACTTTTCTCACCGCATCTTACCTG GTTGGTTGACTACGCTAACACCAATGAG GAAAGTTGCTGCCAGTCAGCCAGAGCTTATTATTCAAATATGTGGCAGGCCATTTTCTTCAGACAATG GGGATTTGATTGATGCTGTTGTCCCCTTTATGGGTGAATCTATTACTGATGGGACGCTGGCAAAATTCTTGAAGA ATCCTGGTGATGGGGTAGAAGTTGATGAACCCATTGCTCAGATAGAAACAGATAAG GTGACAGTTGATGTTGCTAGTCCTGAAGCTGGTGTGATCCAAAAG TTCGTCGCTAAGGAAGGGGATACTGTGGAACCAGGTACCAAGATTGCTGTTATTTCAAAGCCTGAGGGAGGTGTAGCCCATGTTGCTCCGTCTGAGAATATATCTGGAAAAGCTGCTTCTCAGCCATCTCATCCCACTGAAAAGACTGAAGAGGATAAGCAAACACCTAAAGTTGAAATTACTCCTATGACTGATAAGCCTAAAGAGTACTCTTTATCACCTCCTAAACGTTCTGCTATAGAACCTCAGCTTCCCCCAAAGGAAAGGGAAAGACGA GTTCCTATGACAAGGATCCGAAAGCGCGTTGCTACAAGATTGAAAGATTCTCAGAATACGTATGCTATGTTGACAACATTTAATGAAGTTGATAT GACAAATTTGATGAAGCTTCGTTCTGATTATAAGGATACTTTTGTTGATAAGCATGGAGTCAAGTTAGGACTTATGTCAGGATTTGTTAAA GCTGCTGTCAGTGGGCTCCAAAATCAGCCTATTATAAATGCCGTAATTGATGGGGATGATATCATATATCGAGATTATATAGATATTAGTATAGCTGTTGGTACTCCAAAG GGTCTTGTTGTGCCAGTTGTCCGAAATGCCGATAAGATGAATTTTGCTCAGATAGAGAAGGAGATCAATACCCTTGCAAAGAGGGCAAATGATGGATCTTTATCAATTGACGAGATGGCTGGAGGATCATTTACAATATCCAATGGTGGGGTTTATGGAAGCCTTCTGAGTACTCCCATCATCAACCCTCCTCAG TCGGCAATCTTGGGTATGCATTCAATTGTGAGCCGGCCTATGGTTGTTGGAGGTAATGTCGTCCCAAGGCCAATGATGTACATTGCTCTTACTTACGATCATAGGTTGATTGATGGTAGAGAGGCAGTTTTCTTTCTATGTCGTATTAAAGACGTTGTAGAGGACCCTCGGAGGCTTCTCCTTGACATATGA
- the LOC107409183 gene encoding dihydrolipoyllysine-residue succinyltransferase component of 2-oxoglutarate dehydrogenase complex 2, mitochondrial isoform X3: MDLLFQSLELPPFWRKRRLYFSPEDLGWLTTLTPMRKVAASQPELIIQICGRPFSSDNGDLIDAVVPFMGESITDGTLAKFLKNPGDGVEVDEPIAQIETDKVTVDVASPEAGVIQKFVAKEGDTVEPGTKIAVISKPEGGVAHVAPSENISGKAASQPSHPTEKTEEDKQTPKVEITPMTDKPKEYSLSPPKRSAIEPQLPPKERERRVPMTRIRKRVATRLKDSQNTYAMLTTFNEVDMTNLMKLRSDYKDTFVDKHGVKLGLMSGFVKAAVSGLQNQPIINAVIDGDDIIYRDYIDISIAVGTPKGLVVPVVRNADKMNFAQIEKEINTLAKRANDGSLSIDEMAGGSFTISNGGVYGSLLSTPIINPPQSAILGMHSIVSRPMVVGGNVVPRPMMYIALTYDHRLIDGREAVFFLCRIKDVVEDPRRLLLDI; encoded by the exons ATGGACCTACTGTTTCAAAGCCTAGAACTTCCTCCATTTTGGAGAAAAAGGAG ATTATACTTCAGCCCAGAGGATTTGG GTTGGTTGACTACGCTAACACCAATGAG GAAAGTTGCTGCCAGTCAGCCAGAGCTTATTATTCAAATATGTGGCAGGCCATTTTCTTCAGACAATG GGGATTTGATTGATGCTGTTGTCCCCTTTATGGGTGAATCTATTACTGATGGGACGCTGGCAAAATTCTTGAAGA ATCCTGGTGATGGGGTAGAAGTTGATGAACCCATTGCTCAGATAGAAACAGATAAG GTGACAGTTGATGTTGCTAGTCCTGAAGCTGGTGTGATCCAAAAG TTCGTCGCTAAGGAAGGGGATACTGTGGAACCAGGTACCAAGATTGCTGTTATTTCAAAGCCTGAGGGAGGTGTAGCCCATGTTGCTCCGTCTGAGAATATATCTGGAAAAGCTGCTTCTCAGCCATCTCATCCCACTGAAAAGACTGAAGAGGATAAGCAAACACCTAAAGTTGAAATTACTCCTATGACTGATAAGCCTAAAGAGTACTCTTTATCACCTCCTAAACGTTCTGCTATAGAACCTCAGCTTCCCCCAAAGGAAAGGGAAAGACGA GTTCCTATGACAAGGATCCGAAAGCGCGTTGCTACAAGATTGAAAGATTCTCAGAATACGTATGCTATGTTGACAACATTTAATGAAGTTGATAT GACAAATTTGATGAAGCTTCGTTCTGATTATAAGGATACTTTTGTTGATAAGCATGGAGTCAAGTTAGGACTTATGTCAGGATTTGTTAAA GCTGCTGTCAGTGGGCTCCAAAATCAGCCTATTATAAATGCCGTAATTGATGGGGATGATATCATATATCGAGATTATATAGATATTAGTATAGCTGTTGGTACTCCAAAG GGTCTTGTTGTGCCAGTTGTCCGAAATGCCGATAAGATGAATTTTGCTCAGATAGAGAAGGAGATCAATACCCTTGCAAAGAGGGCAAATGATGGATCTTTATCAATTGACGAGATGGCTGGAGGATCATTTACAATATCCAATGGTGGGGTTTATGGAAGCCTTCTGAGTACTCCCATCATCAACCCTCCTCAG TCGGCAATCTTGGGTATGCATTCAATTGTGAGCCGGCCTATGGTTGTTGGAGGTAATGTCGTCCCAAGGCCAATGATGTACATTGCTCTTACTTACGATCATAGGTTGATTGATGGTAGAGAGGCAGTTTTCTTTCTATGTCGTATTAAAGACGTTGTAGAGGACCCTCGGAGGCTTCTCCTTGACATATGA
- the LOC107409183 gene encoding dihydrolipoyllysine-residue succinyltransferase component of 2-oxoglutarate dehydrogenase complex 2, mitochondrial isoform X4 has product MWQAIFFRQWLNTNLYLWDLIDAVVPFMGESITDGTLAKFLKNPGDGVEVDEPIAQIETDKVTVDVASPEAGVIQKFVAKEGDTVEPGTKIAVISKPEGGVAHVAPSENISGKAASQPSHPTEKTEEDKQTPKVEITPMTDKPKEYSLSPPKRSAIEPQLPPKERERRVPMTRIRKRVATRLKDSQNTYAMLTTFNEVDMTNLMKLRSDYKDTFVDKHGVKLGLMSGFVKAAVSGLQNQPIINAVIDGDDIIYRDYIDISIAVGTPKGLVVPVVRNADKMNFAQIEKEINTLAKRANDGSLSIDEMAGGSFTISNGGVYGSLLSTPIINPPQSAILGMHSIVSRPMVVGGNVVPRPMMYIALTYDHRLIDGREAVFFLCRIKDVVEDPRRLLLDI; this is encoded by the exons ATGTGGCAGGCCATTTTCTTCAGACAATGGTTGAATACCAACTTGTATCTCT GGGATTTGATTGATGCTGTTGTCCCCTTTATGGGTGAATCTATTACTGATGGGACGCTGGCAAAATTCTTGAAGA ATCCTGGTGATGGGGTAGAAGTTGATGAACCCATTGCTCAGATAGAAACAGATAAG GTGACAGTTGATGTTGCTAGTCCTGAAGCTGGTGTGATCCAAAAG TTCGTCGCTAAGGAAGGGGATACTGTGGAACCAGGTACCAAGATTGCTGTTATTTCAAAGCCTGAGGGAGGTGTAGCCCATGTTGCTCCGTCTGAGAATATATCTGGAAAAGCTGCTTCTCAGCCATCTCATCCCACTGAAAAGACTGAAGAGGATAAGCAAACACCTAAAGTTGAAATTACTCCTATGACTGATAAGCCTAAAGAGTACTCTTTATCACCTCCTAAACGTTCTGCTATAGAACCTCAGCTTCCCCCAAAGGAAAGGGAAAGACGA GTTCCTATGACAAGGATCCGAAAGCGCGTTGCTACAAGATTGAAAGATTCTCAGAATACGTATGCTATGTTGACAACATTTAATGAAGTTGATAT GACAAATTTGATGAAGCTTCGTTCTGATTATAAGGATACTTTTGTTGATAAGCATGGAGTCAAGTTAGGACTTATGTCAGGATTTGTTAAA GCTGCTGTCAGTGGGCTCCAAAATCAGCCTATTATAAATGCCGTAATTGATGGGGATGATATCATATATCGAGATTATATAGATATTAGTATAGCTGTTGGTACTCCAAAG GGTCTTGTTGTGCCAGTTGTCCGAAATGCCGATAAGATGAATTTTGCTCAGATAGAGAAGGAGATCAATACCCTTGCAAAGAGGGCAAATGATGGATCTTTATCAATTGACGAGATGGCTGGAGGATCATTTACAATATCCAATGGTGGGGTTTATGGAAGCCTTCTGAGTACTCCCATCATCAACCCTCCTCAG TCGGCAATCTTGGGTATGCATTCAATTGTGAGCCGGCCTATGGTTGTTGGAGGTAATGTCGTCCCAAGGCCAATGATGTACATTGCTCTTACTTACGATCATAGGTTGATTGATGGTAGAGAGGCAGTTTTCTTTCTATGTCGTATTAAAGACGTTGTAGAGGACCCTCGGAGGCTTCTCCTTGACATATGA
- the LOC107409183 gene encoding dihydrolipoyllysine-residue succinyltransferase component of 2-oxoglutarate dehydrogenase complex 2, mitochondrial isoform X5, which yields MGESITDGTLAKFLKNPGDGVEVDEPIAQIETDKVTVDVASPEAGVIQKFVAKEGDTVEPGTKIAVISKPEGGVAHVAPSENISGKAASQPSHPTEKTEEDKQTPKVEITPMTDKPKEYSLSPPKRSAIEPQLPPKERERRVPMTRIRKRVATRLKDSQNTYAMLTTFNEVDMTNLMKLRSDYKDTFVDKHGVKLGLMSGFVKAAVSGLQNQPIINAVIDGDDIIYRDYIDISIAVGTPKGLVVPVVRNADKMNFAQIEKEINTLAKRANDGSLSIDEMAGGSFTISNGGVYGSLLSTPIINPPQSAILGMHSIVSRPMVVGGNVVPRPMMYIALTYDHRLIDGREAVFFLCRIKDVVEDPRRLLLDI from the exons ATGGGTGAATCTATTACTGATGGGACGCTGGCAAAATTCTTGAAGA ATCCTGGTGATGGGGTAGAAGTTGATGAACCCATTGCTCAGATAGAAACAGATAAG GTGACAGTTGATGTTGCTAGTCCTGAAGCTGGTGTGATCCAAAAG TTCGTCGCTAAGGAAGGGGATACTGTGGAACCAGGTACCAAGATTGCTGTTATTTCAAAGCCTGAGGGAGGTGTAGCCCATGTTGCTCCGTCTGAGAATATATCTGGAAAAGCTGCTTCTCAGCCATCTCATCCCACTGAAAAGACTGAAGAGGATAAGCAAACACCTAAAGTTGAAATTACTCCTATGACTGATAAGCCTAAAGAGTACTCTTTATCACCTCCTAAACGTTCTGCTATAGAACCTCAGCTTCCCCCAAAGGAAAGGGAAAGACGA GTTCCTATGACAAGGATCCGAAAGCGCGTTGCTACAAGATTGAAAGATTCTCAGAATACGTATGCTATGTTGACAACATTTAATGAAGTTGATAT GACAAATTTGATGAAGCTTCGTTCTGATTATAAGGATACTTTTGTTGATAAGCATGGAGTCAAGTTAGGACTTATGTCAGGATTTGTTAAA GCTGCTGTCAGTGGGCTCCAAAATCAGCCTATTATAAATGCCGTAATTGATGGGGATGATATCATATATCGAGATTATATAGATATTAGTATAGCTGTTGGTACTCCAAAG GGTCTTGTTGTGCCAGTTGTCCGAAATGCCGATAAGATGAATTTTGCTCAGATAGAGAAGGAGATCAATACCCTTGCAAAGAGGGCAAATGATGGATCTTTATCAATTGACGAGATGGCTGGAGGATCATTTACAATATCCAATGGTGGGGTTTATGGAAGCCTTCTGAGTACTCCCATCATCAACCCTCCTCAG TCGGCAATCTTGGGTATGCATTCAATTGTGAGCCGGCCTATGGTTGTTGGAGGTAATGTCGTCCCAAGGCCAATGATGTACATTGCTCTTACTTACGATCATAGGTTGATTGATGGTAGAGAGGCAGTTTTCTTTCTATGTCGTATTAAAGACGTTGTAGAGGACCCTCGGAGGCTTCTCCTTGACATATGA